A single genomic interval of Desulfonatronum thiosulfatophilum harbors:
- a CDS encoding PilZ domain-containing protein — protein sequence MSEQKRNYSRVDTFFQGRLRVLPPGDALPLYRGCPGCEMQSMATRPKAGNLPEALLDFLETINSKLDMLLSLANQELIQNSFPVPMNIIEISGAGLIFLADKEFTLDERLEMVLFLSQFPLQIVGAMGRIHRRDERNGSSAWAVDFTSIREADREAIVRFVFQQQRERIRESKQWS from the coding sequence ATGAGCGAGCAAAAGAGAAACTACTCCAGAGTCGACACATTTTTTCAAGGCAGATTACGCGTTCTTCCGCCTGGGGATGCGCTTCCCCTTTATCGCGGCTGTCCTGGCTGCGAAATGCAGAGCATGGCTACCCGCCCCAAGGCAGGAAATCTGCCGGAGGCGTTGCTGGACTTTCTGGAAACCATCAATTCCAAATTGGACATGCTGCTGAGCCTTGCCAATCAGGAACTCATCCAGAACAGCTTTCCCGTGCCCATGAATATCATCGAAATCAGCGGCGCCGGCCTGATTTTCCTTGCCGACAAGGAATTCACTTTGGACGAGCGACTGGAAATGGTCCTGTTTCTGAGTCAGTTTCCACTGCAGATTGTCGGGGCCATGGGCCGCATTCATCGCCGAGACGAGCGTAACGGTTCATCGGCTTGGGCTGTGGATTTCACGTCCATCCGCGAGGCGGACCGCGAAGCCATTGTTCGCTTTGTCTTTCAGCAGCAGCGTGAACGGATCAGGGAGAGCAAGCAGTGGTCCTGA
- a CDS encoding PEP-CTERM sorting domain-containing protein, with the protein MKRLLTVFLAAVLLSGMVMVGKAQAINLNLNYWHKAVTSQGVSYLSDHEQPYLWGVAQVGEIRPHLFSGPNQNIVAGPWDDPLYSTNGDGYLALRFGNLLGTQSADNVSYFGASNMGTSYLELWWSDTNAYIPAMMSGPNPGGLGAYDTFAQDMPTGSTLLLSAIFQPGALWVEETATTGNPIADQTDLFRANLNPADARAETLGYLDVVGGLWAELLQVGLHLSNYDALLADIGRDRGFDLRLEASNISMNPLYGWNFSIESGSATYYVIPEPGTILLLGLGLLGLAGVARIRRREG; encoded by the coding sequence ATGAAACGATTGCTCACGGTTTTTTTGGCGGCAGTGTTATTGAGTGGAATGGTCATGGTCGGCAAGGCTCAGGCGATCAACTTGAATTTAAATTACTGGCATAAAGCTGTTACCTCACAAGGTGTGAGCTATTTGTCAGATCATGAGCAGCCTTACTTGTGGGGAGTTGCTCAAGTTGGTGAGATTCGACCTCATCTGTTTTCTGGACCGAATCAGAATATTGTAGCCGGACCCTGGGATGACCCACTTTATTCAACTAATGGAGATGGGTATCTCGCCCTGCGTTTTGGAAATTTGCTAGGTACTCAGAGCGCAGATAATGTCAGCTATTTTGGCGCCAGCAATATGGGCACAAGTTATCTGGAATTATGGTGGAGTGACACGAATGCTTATATTCCCGCTATGATGTCTGGACCAAACCCTGGCGGTCTCGGAGCCTATGACACATTTGCTCAAGACATGCCGACTGGTTCAACTCTTCTTTTGTCCGCGATTTTCCAGCCCGGCGCCTTATGGGTCGAAGAAACCGCTACCACTGGCAATCCGATTGCCGATCAGACTGATCTTTTTCGAGCGAACTTAAATCCCGCTGACGCACGCGCTGAAACACTCGGCTATCTTGATGTTGTCGGCGGCCTGTGGGCGGAACTTCTTCAGGTCGGACTTCACTTGAGCAATTACGATGCACTTCTGGCAGATATTGGAAGAGACCGTGGATTTGATTTGCGTCTTGAAGCCAGCAATATCTCGATGAATCCTCTTTATGGCTGGAACTTTTCGATTGAATCCGGAAGCGCGACTTACTACGTAATTCCTGAGCCCGGAACGATCCTCCTGCTGGGCCTCGGCCTGCTGGGCCTCGCCG
- a CDS encoding MucR family transcriptional regulator yields MDEFVKQSLEIVKAQAGIRPMTEEEMTSMVMKMSSSLKIASDIGSGMAGMDESSPELQSDPRKVIKEKSITCLECGKNFKVLTKKHLASHDMTPDEYRGKYGYKKGTSLIAKGLSKARRKKMQEMELWKKRGPRTSK; encoded by the coding sequence ATGGACGAATTCGTGAAACAATCGTTGGAAATCGTGAAAGCACAGGCTGGAATCCGACCGATGACGGAAGAAGAGATGACCTCCATGGTCATGAAGATGTCGTCCAGCTTAAAGATTGCATCAGATATCGGATCCGGCATGGCAGGGATGGACGAATCCAGTCCCGAACTGCAGAGCGATCCCAGGAAGGTCATCAAGGAAAAGTCCATTACTTGTCTGGAGTGTGGAAAGAATTTCAAGGTGCTGACGAAAAAGCATCTCGCTTCACATGATATGACCCCGGATGAATATCGCGGCAAATACGGCTACAAAAAAGGAACCTCGCTGATCGCCAAAGGTCTTTCCAAGGCGCGGCGAAAAAAAATGCAGGAAATGGAGCTTTGGAAGAAGAGAGGCCCCAGGACCAGCAAGTAG
- a CDS encoding MTH1187 family thiamine-binding protein, translated as MNVLAELSIFPMDKGESLAPYVARAVTIIEQSGLAYQLGPMSTVIEGEWDQVLEVVSRCQNDLAKDCDRILVYLRLDCRRNRVDAMGAKVKSVQKHLASD; from the coding sequence ATGAACGTATTGGCTGAACTTTCCATTTTTCCCATGGACAAAGGCGAAAGCCTGGCGCCATACGTAGCCAGGGCCGTGACCATTATTGAACAAAGCGGCCTGGCGTATCAACTTGGTCCGATGTCCACGGTCATTGAAGGGGAATGGGATCAGGTGCTGGAGGTGGTCAGTCGTTGTCAGAATGATCTGGCCAAGGATTGTGACCGGATTCTAGTCTATCTACGGCTGGACTGCCGCCGCAACCGTGTCGACGCAATGGGTGCCAAAGTCAAATCCGTTCAGAAGCATCTGGCCTCGGATTGA
- a CDS encoding NIL domain-containing protein gives MSETKETICLSFPPDVSNQPVVCNLARIYGLTFNILKARISPKQEGQMTIEIIGERDQCRQGLRYLRDHGVSITPVAHKIRRIEKSCVHCGMCTALCPTKSLRMDVATREVLFLREKCSVCGLCTSLCPVKAMVLETENGIWEALTEEA, from the coding sequence ATGTCTGAAACAAAAGAAACCATCTGTCTGTCTTTCCCGCCCGATGTCTCCAACCAGCCGGTAGTCTGCAACCTGGCCCGGATCTACGGGTTGACGTTCAACATACTCAAGGCGCGCATCTCTCCAAAGCAAGAAGGCCAGATGACCATAGAGATTATTGGGGAGAGGGATCAGTGCCGTCAGGGGCTCCGTTACTTGCGCGATCATGGTGTCAGCATCACGCCGGTTGCTCACAAGATTCGTCGAATAGAAAAATCCTGCGTCCATTGCGGAATGTGCACTGCTCTTTGTCCGACCAAATCGCTGCGTATGGATGTGGCTACCCGGGAAGTCTTGTTTTTGCGTGAAAAATGTTCCGTGTGCGGCTTGTGCACCAGTCTTTGTCCGGTAAAGGCCATGGTCCTGGAAACGGAAAACGGTATTTGGGAGGCGCTTACGGAGGAGGCATGA